In Serinicoccus marinus DSM 15273, the genomic stretch GGGCGGCTGAATCGGTCGCCCTGACCCGGTCGGCTCATGGCTACTTCTTGGGGCTACTTCGTGGGGCTACTTCTTGGCGGGCATGCCCGAGATCACCGCGTCGGCGACCTCGCGCATGGAGAGCCGGCGGTCCATCGCCGCCTTCTGGATCCAGCGGAAGGCGTCCGCCTCGCTCAGCTTGAGCTGGGACATGAGCAGCCCCTTGGCGCGGTCCACCTGCTTGCGGGTCTCGAACCGCTCGCCGAGGTCGGCCACCTCGGCCTCGAGGGCCTTGCGCTCGGCCCAGCGGGCCCGCCCGATGTCGATGGCGGGGAGCACGTCGGCGGCGTTGAAGGGCTTCACCACGTAGGACATGACCCCGGCGTCACGGGCCCGCTCCACGAGGTTCTTGTCGCTGAACGCGGTGAGCATCACCACCGGCGCGAGCCCGTCGCGGCCGATCTGCTCGGCCGCGGTGAGCCCGTCCATCCCCGGCATCTTGATGTCCATGACGACGAGGTCCGGCGACGTCTCCTGGGCTAGTGCGACCGCCTGCTCGCCGTCGGCGGCCTGGCCCACGATGGTGTGGCCGGCCTCGGTCAGCATCTCGGCGAGGTCCATCCGGATCAGCGCCTCGTCCTCGGCCAGCAGGATGCGCATCCCCGTCTCCGCGCCCTCCGCGCCGGAGGTCTGCCTCTCGTCGGCCTCGGGCACCGGCTGGTCCTGCTCCCCCTGCGGCGTCGTCTCACTCACGTCTGGCACCCTATCTGTCGCGTCTCACCCCGGCCAGCACGTCGCGGACCGGGGGCTGGTGCCGGGAGCGGGACTCGAACCCGCACGCCCTCTCGGGCAGAGCATTTTGAGTGCTCCGTGTCTGCCATTCCACCACCC encodes the following:
- a CDS encoding response regulator gives rise to the protein MSETTPQGEQDQPVPEADERQTSGAEGAETGMRILLAEDEALIRMDLAEMLTEAGHTIVGQAADGEQAVALAQETSPDLVVMDIKMPGMDGLTAAEQIGRDGLAPVVMLTAFSDKNLVERARDAGVMSYVVKPFNAADVLPAIDIGRARWAERKALEAEVADLGERFETRKQVDRAKGLLMSQLKLSEADAFRWIQKAAMDRRLSMREVADAVISGMPAKK